The Micromonospora sp. Llam0 genome contains a region encoding:
- a CDS encoding abortive infection system antitoxin AbiGi family protein has protein sequence MLGYMGHGDWRDMSEYVVHLTDRDSIQGVFGAGAIEAGATTGVVRKLPELGDSQMSVCLSEIPLGHLDRLADRHGTYGVGFAKRFIESQGGQMVTYLRKDTPGAVRFQALVTAAMRGSIDPNDPLWEITQFYDNPGEYGETRYEFDWEREWRVPRQLRFAENEVVFLLAPEEDDRWMRETAWSRLAASAYQGVVLDPRWNIDRIQQELISNGSGLA, from the coding sequence TTGCTGGGGTACATGGGCCACGGGGACTGGCGTGACATGTCCGAGTACGTCGTGCACCTCACGGATCGCGACAGCATCCAAGGCGTGTTCGGTGCGGGCGCCATCGAAGCCGGTGCGACCACCGGCGTTGTGCGGAAGCTGCCCGAGTTGGGCGACTCGCAGATGTCGGTCTGCCTCAGCGAGATCCCGTTGGGACATCTGGACCGGCTCGCCGACCGGCACGGCACCTACGGGGTTGGCTTCGCCAAGCGATTCATCGAGTCCCAGGGTGGTCAGATGGTCACCTACCTGCGCAAGGACACGCCAGGCGCGGTACGGTTTCAGGCGCTGGTCACTGCTGCTATGCGGGGCAGCATCGACCCGAATGATCCACTGTGGGAGATCACCCAGTTCTACGACAACCCCGGCGAGTACGGCGAGACCCGCTACGAGTTCGACTGGGAACGTGAATGGCGCGTGCCCCGCCAGCTCCGGTTCGCCGAAAACGAGGTGGTCTTCCTACTCGCGCCGGAGGAGGACGACCGGTGGATGCGCGAGACTGCATGGAGTCGCCTCGCGGCGTCGGCGTACCAGGGTGTCGTGCTCGACCCGCGCTGGAACATCGACCGCATCCAGCAGGAACTGATATCCAACGGCAGCGGCCTGGCCTGA